The Streptomyces sp. NBC_01268 genome segment GTGGACGAGGTCGCCGTAGATCTCGTCGCTGACGATGACGAGGTCGTGCTCGACGGCGACGGAAGCGAGCGCCTGGAGCTCGGCTCGCCCGTAGACGACTCCCGTGGGGTTCGACGGGCTGTTGAGCAGCAGGACCCTGGTCCTGGGGGTGATCCGGGACCGGAGCGCCTCGGGGGTGAGCTTGAAGCCGGTGCCGGTGGTGTCGACGACGACGGGCACGGCTCCGGCCAGCGTGATCATGTGCGGGAAGCTCACCCAGTACGGGGCCGGGAGGATCACCTCGTCGCCGGGCTCGCACAGGACCGTGAAGACCTGCGCGAGAGCCTGCTTGGCGCCGTTGGTGGTGACGATCTGGGCCGGCTCGCAGGAGACGCCCCAACGGGTGGCGAGCCGCTGGGCGATCGCCTCCCGCAGCGGACCGATCCCGGCTACCGGGGTGTAGCGGGTACGGCCGGCGGCGATGGCCTCGCGCGCTCCGTCGGCCGCCTGCTCGGGGGTCGGGAAGTCGAGCTCGCCGCCGGTGAGGTTGATGATGTCGGCGCCGCCCGCCAGCAGCGACTTGATGTGGGCGTCCAGGGCGGCGGTGCTGGAGGCGGGCAGGCGTCGAGCGCGGGTACTGAGCACGGGCCTACGCCGCCTTCACGTCGAACGCGGTGGTCGAGGCCTTGCCGGTCTCCGGGGTGACGACGACGGTGACCGTCCAGTCGCCCGGCATGCCGAGCACCAGCTTGGCCTCGTAGCCGCCGCCCTGGGCGCTCGCGGACTGGTTGCCGCCCTTCATCTTCATGTTGGGCATCTCCGGGTTGATCTCGACCTTCGCGCCCTCCACGGCCTTGCCCGCCGCGTCCTTCACGGTGATGGTCGCCGCACCCGCCGCCCCGCCGCCCTTGGCCGGGCAGGGGGTCACCTTGAAGGTGACCTCGAGGCCGGCGTCGGTCCCTGTGGCGGTGCAGCTCGCGTCGAGGGGCGTGCCTCCGCCGGCCGCTCCCCCTGCGGAGGGCGTCGTCGAGCCGCATCCGGTCACGAGTACCGCGGTCAGCGCCGCGCCGCCCGTCACGGCGATGGCCGTGCGCCAGGTCATCTGTGCTCCTTCGGGAGTGCCGGTGGGGTGGGTCAGCCGCAGCAGGACGACTTCTCGGGGACGGCGGGCGCCTCGGCGTCGGCCGCGGGCTTGGGACCGCAGCACGACGACTTCTTCGGCGCGGCGGCCTCGGTGGCGGCGGCGGAGGCCGTGGGCTTGGGGCCGCAGCACGAGGACGTCTTGGGCGCGGCGGCCTGCTCGGTCTTCAGTGCGGGCTCGGCGGGCTCGGTCTTCTCGGTGTTCTCGGTCGCCGGGGCCGCGTCGGCCGTCGGCTTGGGACCACAGCACGACGACGCCTTCGGCGCCTCGACGGGCGCGGTCGCGGTCGCGGTCGCCGTGGAGGTCCCCTGGGCGGCGTCCCAGAACATGCTTCCGAGGGTGCTGTCAGACATGGGTGTTGTCCTTTCCGGTGGCGTTCTTGCGGGTGCGGCCCTCCTGGGCCTGGCAGAGTTCGGTCAACCGTCCGCCCGCGGTGAGCAGTTCGACGGGGCGGCCGGATTCGACGATGCGTCCGTCCTCCAGGACGAAGACCTGGTCGAGGTCCTCGACGAGGGTCAGCCAGTGGGCGACCACGATCGCCGTACGCCCGTCGAGGAGACGCCGGATGGCGGCGAAGACGAGGCGCTGGCGCTCCGGGTCGACGCTGGAGATGGCCTCGTCGAGGACGATGACGCGCGGGTCCGCGAGCATGGCGCGGGCCAGGGCGATGATCTGCCGCTCGCCCACGGACAGGCGTGAACCGCGCTCGCCGACCCGGGTCCGGTAGCCGTCGCGCAGTCCGGCGATCACCTCGTGGGCGCCGACGGCCCTGGCGGCTTCGACGACCTGCTCCTCGGTGGCCTCGGGCCGGCCGAAGAGGATGTTCTCGGTGACCG includes the following:
- a CDS encoding pyridoxal phosphate-dependent aminotransferase, translating into MLSTRARRLPASSTAALDAHIKSLLAGGADIINLTGGELDFPTPEQAADGAREAIAAGRTRYTPVAGIGPLREAIAQRLATRWGVSCEPAQIVTTNGAKQALAQVFTVLCEPGDEVILPAPYWVSFPHMITLAGAVPVVVDTTGTGFKLTPEALRSRITPRTRVLLLNSPSNPTGVVYGRAELQALASVAVEHDLVIVSDEIYGDLVHEGAVFTSVASLGPEVAERTVTIGGFSKTYAMTGWRIGFAAAPGPVAQALTAVQGHTSSAPSSISQYAALAALTGDTDTELARRATELNARRALMRDGLSGLPPLRLAGDPQGGFFAFVDVRGLYTRPDDGADTIARDLLEHAGVAVMPGRDFGAPDHVRLSYAVSAEDIVQALYRIAAHVKSS
- a CDS encoding FixH family protein encodes the protein MTWRTAIAVTGGAALTAVLVTGCGSTTPSAGGAAGGGTPLDASCTATGTDAGLEVTFKVTPCPAKGGGAAGAATITVKDAAGKAVEGAKVEINPEMPNMKMKGGNQSASAQGGGYEAKLVLGMPGDWTVTVVVTPETGKASTTAFDVKAA